A window of the Oscillospiraceae bacterium NTUH-002-81 genome harbors these coding sequences:
- the yaaA gene encoding peroxide stress protein YaaA, with amino-acid sequence MRILLSPAKKMRVDTDSLAPLGLPVYLEQARELMHAVQSLSLAEAKALWKCNDQLAELNYERFAHMDLERQLTPAVLAYEGLAYQYMAPGVMTEGMLSYLQEHLRILSGFYGVLRPFDGVVPYRLEMQAKLSDARQMVDLQEKDLYAYWGDLLYQGTRDADGVFINLASKEYAKAVEKYIAPADYFITVEFCEQVDGKLKQKGTFAKMARGEMVRFLAEHQVEDPRQMRGFTGLGYRFDEAESDENTYVFVAQREKEKKASRFV; translated from the coding sequence ATGAGGATCTTACTGTCACCTGCCAAGAAAATGAGGGTAGATACTGATTCTCTGGCACCGCTGGGCCTGCCGGTATACCTGGAACAGGCCCGTGAGCTGATGCATGCTGTGCAGAGCCTTTCTCTGGCGGAGGCGAAAGCCCTGTGGAAATGCAACGATCAGCTGGCAGAGCTGAATTATGAGCGGTTTGCCCATATGGATCTGGAGCGGCAGCTGACCCCGGCGGTGCTCGCCTATGAGGGGCTGGCCTATCAGTATATGGCGCCCGGCGTCATGACGGAGGGTATGCTTTCTTATTTACAGGAGCATCTGCGGATCCTCTCCGGCTTTTATGGCGTGCTGCGACCCTTCGACGGGGTGGTGCCCTACCGGCTGGAAATGCAGGCGAAGCTTTCCGATGCGCGGCAGATGGTTGATTTACAGGAGAAAGATCTCTATGCGTACTGGGGCGACCTTTTGTATCAGGGCACCCGGGATGCGGACGGTGTTTTCATCAACCTGGCTTCGAAAGAATATGCCAAAGCGGTGGAGAAATACATCGCCCCGGCGGATTACTTTATCACGGTGGAATTCTGTGAGCAGGTGGACGGCAAACTGAAGCAGAAGGGCACCTTTGCCAAAATGGCCCGGGGAGAGATGGTACGCTTCCTGGCGGAGCACCAGGTGGAAGATCCTAGACAGATGAGGGGCTTTACAGGATTGGGGTATCGGTTTGACGAGGCTGAGTCGGATGAGAATACCTATGTGTTTGTTGCCCAGCGGGAAAAGGAAAAAAAAGCATCACGCTTTGTCTGA
- a CDS encoding TetR/AcrR family transcriptional regulator, with protein MEPQKPETENELKPKVRALYEAVLELLNENADISTMKVSDITSRAGIGKGTAYDYFKSKEEIIACAVMYDARRQGMETREKLRELPDFQARIRYCFHWVEECVREQKAFGKLLFFTHHPGGVPDEVVVKMKQIYEENKSGCVLEPVEILSDLCGQGQAEGYIREEISPEDAAYILLGNLCSLFMYIGQEKGVDAQKCGKMREFLCEGFLKTVK; from the coding sequence ATGGAGCCACAGAAGCCGGAAACGGAAAACGAACTGAAACCGAAGGTCAGAGCTCTTTATGAGGCTGTCCTGGAACTGTTGAATGAAAATGCGGATATCAGTACCATGAAGGTGTCTGATATCACTTCCCGGGCCGGCATTGGCAAGGGAACCGCGTATGATTATTTCAAAAGTAAGGAAGAGATCATCGCCTGCGCGGTCATGTATGACGCAAGAAGGCAGGGGATGGAAACACGGGAAAAACTGCGGGAGTTACCTGATTTTCAGGCCCGCATCCGGTATTGCTTCCACTGGGTGGAGGAATGCGTGCGGGAACAGAAGGCTTTCGGAAAGCTGTTGTTCTTCACCCACCATCCCGGCGGCGTCCCGGATGAGGTGGTGGTAAAGATGAAGCAGATCTATGAGGAAAACAAATCCGGCTGCGTGCTGGAGCCGGTGGAGATTCTCAGTGACCTGTGCGGACAGGGACAGGCAGAGGGGTATATCCGGGAAGAAATTTCGCCGGAGGATGCCGCTTATATCCTGCTGGGCAATCTGTGCTCCCTGTTCATGTATATAGGACAGGAAAAAGGCGTAGATGCGCAGAAATGCGGGAAAATGCGGGAATTTCTCTGTGAAGGATTTTTAAAAACGGTAAAATAA
- a CDS encoding FGGY family carbohydrate kinase, with amino-acid sequence MLKKYLIIDIGTSSLRVAVENENLEIEKIEIFKRIAEPVFDPEDEWKTIRSMLKKLISKDEKYEAIIASALVGWVGVDEEGNAVTPCYSYAHQCTDEYEEFLRKNINEQVFHVNGRRVSAELGVFKIQYLRKKYPEKYKQIYKFISLKDFINAKLCGKLAIDHTSACYTMLYDIRKAQWSEALIARAGVDKKLLPELIRPYEIVDFVTEKACQEIGLQETIPVVAGSVDGSTGILGGGGTSARKAVSVMGTTDVFFIVTQTPVEDKSQNLVINPHVVPGLWLVGGPMGMFGGTLEWYTNHVLEKSKSLEELNKEAEQVTPGSEGVNVFPSLSGERTPFWNPHMSGIIWGIKPFHKSKHIYRAMLEANGYAVKKIMELGIVSGVACDYVIALGGGSKSDIWLKIKADIIGKSMKRTSIEEATMAGACKLAMLATGIPVETFPDIPIEKEFIPDANVNQIYGQLYRAYMQLHEQVKNII; translated from the coding sequence ATGCTGAAGAAATATCTGATTATTGATATTGGGACCAGCTCATTGCGTGTCGCGGTAGAAAATGAAAATTTGGAAATTGAAAAAATTGAAATTTTTAAGCGAATAGCAGAGCCTGTTTTTGACCCTGAAGATGAATGGAAGACGATCAGGTCAATGCTAAAAAAGCTGATAAGTAAAGATGAAAAGTATGAAGCAATTATTGCATCCGCATTGGTTGGATGGGTAGGTGTAGATGAGGAAGGGAATGCGGTAACACCTTGTTATTCATACGCGCATCAATGTACAGATGAATATGAAGAGTTTTTGAGGAAAAATATAAATGAGCAGGTGTTCCATGTAAATGGAAGAAGAGTTAGCGCAGAACTAGGTGTATTTAAGATACAGTATTTGAGAAAAAAATATCCGGAGAAATACAAACAAATATACAAATTTATATCGTTAAAAGATTTTATTAATGCAAAATTATGCGGAAAGCTGGCGATAGATCATACCAGTGCCTGTTACACCATGCTTTATGATATCAGAAAAGCACAATGGAGTGAAGCTTTGATTGCTAGGGCTGGTGTGGATAAGAAACTGCTTCCTGAATTGATCAGGCCATATGAAATTGTTGATTTTGTTACGGAGAAAGCATGTCAGGAAATCGGATTGCAGGAAACAATTCCGGTTGTTGCCGGAAGTGTGGATGGCTCTACAGGTATACTGGGAGGCGGAGGAACCTCCGCAAGGAAAGCTGTTTCTGTAATGGGAACGACGGATGTGTTTTTTATTGTGACACAGACACCTGTGGAGGATAAAAGTCAAAATCTGGTTATAAATCCACATGTCGTTCCAGGATTGTGGCTTGTGGGTGGACCGATGGGAATGTTTGGTGGGACGTTGGAGTGGTATACAAATCATGTGTTAGAGAAAAGCAAATCGTTGGAGGAATTGAATAAAGAGGCTGAACAGGTAACACCTGGAAGTGAGGGCGTGAATGTTTTTCCCAGTCTTTCGGGAGAGAGAACTCCTTTCTGGAATCCACATATGAGTGGAATTATATGGGGCATAAAGCCTTTCCATAAATCAAAGCATATATACAGAGCAATGTTGGAGGCGAACGGGTATGCAGTAAAAAAAATTATGGAACTTGGAATAGTTTCCGGTGTTGCCTGTGATTACGTAATAGCACTTGGTGGGGGTTCAAAGAGCGACATATGGCTGAAAATAAAGGCAGATATTATTGGAAAAAGTATGAAAAGAACTTCCATAGAAGAGGCTACTATGGCGGGAGCATGTAAACTGGCTATGCTTGCAACAGGAATACCGGTGGAGACATTCCCTGATATACCGATAGAAAAAGAGTTTATTCCAGATGCAAATGTAAATCAAATATACGGTCAGCTTTATCGGGCGTATATGCAGCTTCATGAACAAGTAAAGAATATAATTTAG
- a CDS encoding ATP-binding protein, which translates to MFEKVDYIRVGSYTKKLNEYPALQAQVWDKIRNTKFEERYAKQDLELANALRLLDFSVYFDIRNIPQPSNNDGIAHYMAEEGIIVKQDNGLYAITNLGAILFAKRLVDFPRISRKAIRVVQYHENNRLNMLKEDVVEKGYVVGFEWLIKFIEALLPTQEIIASALREKKTAYPSIAVREAVANALIHQDFSVTGTGPVVEIFEKRIEITNSGTPLVDVRRIIDNPPKSRNEKLASLMRRLRMCEELGTGWDKIVITCELYQLPAPKIELFEDSTRVTLFSEMPFSNISMEDKLWACYLHACIKHVQGEQLTNSSLRERFGLKDSAAGTVSRLIKEAVASEFIKPLDPTTAPRYMKYIPIWA; encoded by the coding sequence ATGTTTGAGAAAGTTGACTATATCCGAGTAGGGAGTTACACGAAAAAATTGAACGAATATCCCGCTTTGCAAGCCCAAGTGTGGGACAAAATCCGCAACACAAAATTTGAAGAGCGTTATGCAAAGCAAGACCTGGAACTTGCCAACGCTTTGCGCCTGTTAGACTTTTCCGTATATTTTGATATCCGGAACATTCCGCAACCATCCAACAATGACGGTATTGCTCATTATATGGCAGAAGAAGGTATTATCGTCAAACAGGACAATGGTCTCTATGCCATTACGAATCTTGGTGCAATTCTCTTTGCTAAACGGCTGGTCGATTTTCCCCGCATTTCCCGCAAAGCCATCCGTGTTGTGCAGTACCATGAGAATAATCGTCTGAATATGCTGAAAGAAGATGTTGTCGAAAAAGGCTATGTGGTTGGTTTTGAGTGGCTAATCAAGTTTATCGAAGCGCTTCTCCCGACGCAGGAAATAATCGCCAGCGCATTACGGGAAAAGAAAACCGCCTATCCAAGCATTGCGGTCAGAGAGGCGGTTGCAAACGCATTGATCCATCAGGACTTTTCTGTGACAGGCACTGGCCCGGTAGTCGAAATTTTTGAAAAACGTATTGAGATCACGAATTCTGGAACACCACTCGTGGATGTACGACGCATTATCGATAACCCGCCAAAATCCAGGAATGAGAAATTGGCGTCTTTGATGCGGCGTCTCAGAATGTGTGAAGAATTAGGCACCGGATGGGATAAAATCGTTATTACTTGTGAGCTATATCAACTTCCGGCTCCGAAAATCGAATTATTTGAGGATAGTACCAGAGTTACTTTATTTTCTGAAATGCCCTTCTCCAACATTTCTATGGAGGATAAGTTGTGGGCCTGCTATTTGCATGCCTGTATTAAGCATGTGCAGGGCGAACAGCTGACAAACAGTTCGCTGAGGGAACGATTCGGATTAAAAGATTCCGCGGCGGGTACGGTATCACGACTGATCAAAGAAGCGGTTGCATCGGAGTTTATCAAACCCCTTGATCCAACAACCGCTCCGAGATACATGAAATACATTCCTATCTGGGCGTGA
- a CDS encoding CoA transferase gives MSGPLTGYTVIDMSRYIAGPYCSMLLGDLGANVIKVERRAVGEDSRGLLPFKKVGDDSVSLYFTQYNKNKRSLTVDFRNPESIELLKKLIAKADVLVENFRAGTMDKMGLSKEALKEINPSLIVTHISGFGQDGPYKDRAAFDCIGQAMGGLMGVTGENGGDPLLVGTWAGDFTTAIYAAYGTVSALLHKEKTGEGQHLDLSLVECTSTILATAIPNYVANGVIQPRRGNRDDVTGPANLFKCKDGNIYLHAGTDPLFKRLCKAMGKPEIAEDDRYNIVEKRMKCIKEVEAIVQQWIGNLTTNEAETALVEVGVPVTKIADVSDIVNNPMLQHRKAIGYVEYPGVGEIAVPGICVKMSGTPGEIRYRPPLLGEHNEEILKEYLNLSDDEIKELYARKII, from the coding sequence ATGTCAGGACCGTTGACAGGTTATACCGTTATTGATATGTCCAGGTATATTGCAGGACCATATTGTTCAATGCTTTTGGGGGATTTGGGCGCAAATGTGATAAAAGTTGAGAGACGAGCAGTAGGAGAGGATTCAAGAGGCCTTCTTCCCTTTAAAAAAGTGGGAGATGATTCTGTAAGTCTTTACTTTACACAATACAACAAAAACAAACGTAGTCTTACGGTTGATTTTAGAAATCCAGAAAGTATAGAACTTTTAAAAAAGCTGATTGCAAAAGCGGACGTGCTTGTTGAGAATTTTCGGGCAGGTACCATGGACAAGATGGGTTTATCAAAAGAGGCATTGAAAGAAATAAATCCATCGCTGATAGTCACACATATTTCAGGCTTTGGCCAGGATGGCCCGTATAAGGACCGTGCAGCATTTGATTGTATCGGTCAGGCGATGGGAGGTCTTATGGGAGTTACCGGGGAAAATGGTGGCGATCCCTTGTTGGTTGGAACCTGGGCCGGTGACTTTACGACAGCAATTTATGCGGCATATGGAACGGTATCTGCGTTGCTTCACAAAGAAAAAACCGGAGAAGGACAGCATTTGGATTTATCATTGGTTGAATGTACCAGTACCATTCTTGCAACTGCGATTCCTAATTATGTTGCAAATGGTGTAATACAGCCAAGGCGAGGAAACCGGGATGATGTGACGGGTCCGGCAAATCTGTTCAAATGTAAAGATGGAAATATTTATTTACATGCAGGGACGGATCCGCTCTTTAAGAGATTATGCAAAGCGATGGGGAAACCGGAAATTGCTGAGGATGATAGATACAATATTGTAGAAAAAAGAATGAAATGTATTAAAGAAGTGGAAGCTATTGTTCAGCAATGGATTGGAAATCTTACAACAAACGAAGCTGAGACAGCGCTGGTAGAAGTGGGGGTACCGGTTACGAAAATTGCTGATGTATCGGATATTGTAAATAATCCCATGCTCCAGCACAGAAAGGCGATTGGATATGTAGAATATCCGGGAGTTGGTGAAATTGCAGTTCCAGGAATATGTGTGAAAATGTCAGGGACACCTGGTGAAATCAGGTATCGTCCGCCGTTGTTGGGAGAACATAATGAAGAAATTCTGAAAGAGTATCTGAACCTTTCGGATGATGAAATAAAGGAATTATATGCGCGGAAAATCATTTAA
- a CDS encoding TRAP transporter substrate-binding protein, whose product MKKKILCTLLAAAMVFSLAACGASDTGNENASKETEEAVSQKNEGVESAGDYDKITMRVGNIYNESTTHGQALDLFQQEIEEKSGGAITVDMYHGGSLGSEQDHIQAQKEGSVELIFSGTAGIGLYVPATAVFECFYAFEDISQIQEAVDTLYDDLDAACQAEGFKLLGCFFDGPRQILSNKEITNIEDLKGLKLRAPGSNIYVNSISALGAQAISMPLGDVYTSLQTGAIDAMEGTMDTITQQKFYEQGKYIIMDSHVFQPLFVTYNLDAWNALSADTQNLILECVSDAEKLQLSLHDTALEEEYTACEDAGLKIMELTDRDKWIEAVKETSAAYAKENGELGQKIYSVIQDIQNK is encoded by the coding sequence ATGAAGAAAAAAATTTTATGCACACTTCTTGCAGCAGCTATGGTGTTTTCACTGGCAGCATGCGGCGCGTCTGATACAGGGAATGAGAACGCGTCTAAGGAAACAGAGGAAGCTGTTTCTCAGAAAAATGAAGGAGTGGAAAGTGCCGGTGACTATGATAAGATCACAATGCGCGTAGGTAATATTTATAATGAATCAACGACCCATGGGCAGGCATTGGATTTGTTCCAGCAGGAGATTGAAGAAAAATCAGGTGGAGCAATTACCGTTGATATGTATCACGGAGGAAGTCTTGGCAGCGAGCAGGATCATATTCAGGCGCAGAAAGAAGGTTCTGTAGAACTAATTTTTTCCGGCACCGCGGGGATTGGTCTGTATGTTCCGGCAACAGCAGTATTTGAATGCTTTTATGCATTTGAAGACATTTCTCAGATTCAGGAGGCAGTAGATACCTTATATGATGATTTGGATGCGGCCTGCCAGGCAGAAGGCTTTAAACTTTTAGGATGCTTTTTTGATGGACCAAGACAGATCCTTTCTAACAAAGAGATTACAAATATTGAGGATCTGAAAGGATTAAAGCTGAGAGCACCGGGAAGTAATATTTATGTAAATAGCATTTCGGCATTGGGAGCGCAGGCAATTTCTATGCCTCTGGGAGATGTTTATACATCGCTTCAGACGGGGGCGATTGACGCAATGGAAGGAACGATGGATACCATTACACAGCAGAAATTTTATGAGCAGGGAAAATATATTATCATGGATTCTCATGTGTTCCAGCCGTTATTTGTAACGTATAATCTGGATGCTTGGAATGCATTGTCTGCAGATACCCAAAATTTGATTCTGGAATGTGTAAGTGATGCAGAAAAACTGCAGCTTTCTCTTCATGACACTGCATTAGAAGAAGAGTATACTGCGTGTGAGGATGCGGGACTGAAAATCATGGAACTGACAGACCGGGATAAGTGGATTGAAGCAGTAAAAGAAACTTCTGCAGCATATGCGAAGGAAAATGGTGAACTTGGACAGAAAATCTATTCAGTTATTCAGGATATCCAGAATAAGTAG
- a CDS encoding ATP-binding protein, whose product MENLDKLVNELRKLPNKTQWLEFKHNNYEPDMIGQHISALANSAAMYEKSCAYMLWGIDDKTHEIVGTDYNLQTLKKATRNWRTGCAPCSPAMRILNFIQSR is encoded by the coding sequence GTGGAAAATTTAGATAAACTGGTAAATGAGCTGCGAAAGCTGCCCAATAAAACGCAGTGGCTGGAGTTCAAACACAACAACTATGAGCCAGATATGATTGGGCAGCACATCAGTGCGTTGGCAAACAGTGCCGCTATGTATGAAAAAAGCTGCGCCTATATGTTATGGGGCATTGATGACAAAACCCACGAAATTGTTGGCACAGACTACAATTTACAGACTCTAAAAAAGGCAACCAGGAACTGGAGAACTGGCTGCGCTCCCTGCTCTCCCGCAATGCGGATTTTGAATTTCATACAGTCCCGATGA
- a CDS encoding TRAP transporter large permease has product MNKAGITKRILDIAEALVGSLKGGLTYVNVLAAMMMASISGSGTACAAMLGKTLIPDMEERGYSKEYAVALTSCANVVGPIIPPSTLFILYGYYTNTSVANLFMGGVIPGIVIGIGLMIMGRFVCKAKGYRQEVEPFSLRKLGGALYRGWAALCIPVFIFVAIVFGWTTASEAGALTCVVSLVLGICYKSIRSWKDIMEVTKSAAHSTCTIFTLLALSGIFANVLVRAHFQEVIEEILFSIAHTPTTILLAIIIFIFILGMFVDVTPMVIMFAATFAGIAASVGIGAVHFGVLFTLICMIGAVTPPVGGILFVTTTIGNISMTKITPMLIPFICVLLVVTVLLIAFPGMVTFIPTLLFG; this is encoded by the coding sequence ATGAATAAAGCAGGAATTACAAAAAGAATTTTGGATATAGCAGAAGCTCTGGTTGGTTCTCTGAAAGGTGGCCTCACCTATGTCAATGTCCTGGCTGCAATGATGATGGCCAGTATTTCAGGATCAGGAACTGCCTGCGCGGCAATGCTTGGAAAAACATTGATTCCTGATATGGAGGAGAGAGGATATTCAAAAGAGTATGCAGTGGCACTGACATCCTGCGCCAATGTTGTAGGACCGATTATTCCACCGAGTACCTTATTTATCTTATATGGATATTACACGAATACATCGGTAGCAAACTTATTCATGGGAGGTGTGATCCCCGGAATAGTGATTGGCATTGGTTTGATGATTATGGGACGGTTTGTGTGTAAAGCCAAAGGCTACAGACAGGAAGTGGAGCCGTTTTCATTAAGAAAACTGGGAGGAGCCTTATACAGAGGCTGGGCAGCCCTTTGTATTCCGGTATTTATTTTTGTGGCAATTGTATTTGGCTGGACGACAGCATCGGAAGCTGGTGCACTTACCTGTGTTGTTTCACTGGTACTGGGTATTTGTTATAAAAGTATTCGTTCGTGGAAAGACATTATGGAGGTTACAAAAAGTGCTGCACATTCCACATGTACCATTTTTACTCTTTTAGCACTCTCCGGAATTTTTGCCAATGTTCTGGTTCGGGCACATTTCCAGGAGGTAATCGAGGAAATCCTGTTTTCAATTGCGCATACACCAACCACAATTTTGCTTGCAATTATTATTTTTATCTTCATTCTAGGCATGTTTGTTGATGTGACACCGATGGTTATTATGTTTGCTGCGACATTCGCCGGTATTGCTGCGAGTGTCGGAATTGGCGCTGTACATTTTGGCGTTTTATTTACTCTGATTTGTATGATCGGAGCTGTGACTCCGCCGGTAGGAGGTATTTTATTTGTCACAACGACAATTGGAAATATATCAATGACAAAGATTACGCCGATGTTGATTCCGTTTATATGTGTATTGTTGGTTGTGACAGTGTTGCTGATTGCATTTCCGGGGATGGTTACATTTATTCCGACGTTGTTATTTGGGTGA
- the bcp gene encoding thioredoxin-dependent thiol peroxidase — protein sequence MLEVGTKAPEFSLPDQNGNVHTLEEYRGKKVILYFYPKDNTPGCSKQACGFGELYPQFVEKGAVVLGVSKDSVASHKRFEEKYGLPFTLLSDTELSCIQAYDVWKEKKMYGKVSMGVVRTTYLIDENGIIEKAHDKVKAADNPAQMLGELA from the coding sequence ATGTTAGAAGTTGGAACGAAGGCACCGGAGTTTTCCCTGCCGGATCAGAACGGAAACGTCCATACACTGGAGGAGTATCGCGGGAAAAAGGTGATCCTGTATTTTTACCCCAAGGACAATACCCCGGGTTGCTCCAAACAGGCCTGTGGCTTTGGCGAGTTATATCCCCAGTTTGTAGAAAAGGGTGCAGTGGTGCTGGGCGTCAGCAAGGACAGCGTGGCATCTCATAAACGGTTCGAGGAAAAATATGGCCTGCCGTTTACGCTGCTGTCAGACACGGAACTTTCCTGCATCCAGGCATACGATGTGTGGAAGGAAAAGAAGATGTATGGAAAAGTCAGCATGGGCGTGGTGCGGACGACCTATCTCATCGATGAGAATGGCATCATTGAAAAAGCTCACGACAAGGTGAAGGCAGCGGATAATCCGGCACAGATGCTGGGAGAACTGGCATGA
- a CDS encoding TRAP transporter small permease, translating to MIEKIRGIFDKVLPTLSALFFMIGVLATAIGVIDRTCGLNLKAVWAEEVTRYTIIWAAMLLMGIGFRKGTQTKLTLLSDRLHGTTRKVMEIVVWLMVILMFGILMIYGMKSAIINSTQLSVVLRVSMFWPYLAIPVGSFFVVIEVIFKLYEIITGKEA from the coding sequence GTGATTGAAAAGATAAGGGGAATATTTGACAAAGTTCTGCCAACGCTATCTGCACTATTTTTTATGATTGGTGTATTGGCAACAGCGATAGGAGTAATTGACAGAACATGTGGGCTGAATTTGAAGGCTGTGTGGGCGGAAGAGGTAACAAGATATACGATCATCTGGGCAGCAATGTTATTGATGGGAATCGGTTTCAGAAAGGGCACACAGACAAAGCTTACACTGCTGTCTGATCGTCTGCATGGAACTACGAGAAAAGTTATGGAAATTGTTGTCTGGTTAATGGTTATTCTGATGTTTGGAATTCTTATGATATATGGAATGAAATCAGCGATAATTAACAGTACACAGCTTTCGGTAGTCCTTCGGGTTAGTATGTTCTGGCCATATTTGGCAATACCGGTGGGATCATTTTTTGTGGTAATAGAAGTTATTTTTAAACTGTATGAAATTATCACCGGGAAGGAGGCGTAA
- a CDS encoding TRAP transporter large permease subunit, protein MYVSLAIFVILLVLIIIGVPVAGCIGLASIATIYIFKLGVPLTMVAAKTFSGVDSFSLMAIPFFLFLLVSL, encoded by the coding sequence ATGTATGTATCTTTGGCAATCTTTGTTATTTTACTTGTGCTTATCATCATCGGCGTACCGGTTGCTGGCTGTATAGGATTGGCCAGCATTGCAACGATTTATATTTTTAAACTGGGAGTTCCGCTTACAATGGTGGCGGCAAAAACCTTTTCTGGTGTGGATTCCTTTTCATTAATGGCAATTCCTTTTTTTTTGTTCTTGCTGGTGAGCTTATGA